One Rhodoferax ferrireducens T118 DNA segment encodes these proteins:
- a CDS encoding GNAT family N-acetyltransferase — protein MPDQDFVIRVLDSPLKVDAVAWNTLLAAQDLADEPSPFMRHEYLAAMLESGSATPATGWTARFVTLWQHGQLVGACALYLKDQSYGEYVFDHAWANAYQQLGLAYYPKAVVASPFTPVPGARLLARDADTRTLLVKALLAWCGEQGLSSLHLLFASDADVRACEAAGLMLRHNVQFHWTNRAPTVAPAPAMSVAGTGGYLDFDDFLRSLSREKRKKIGQERRKVRDAGVSFRWSQGTAIASVDWDFFYRCYEHTYDEHGNAPYLSRDFFQRMADTMAEHWLLFVAERNGRPIASSLIALSGVIKGVNGDFGKKTRAKIAYGRYWGALEQVDCLHFEACYYQPLAWCIEHGYQRFEGGAQGEHKMARALMPVKTNSAHWLAHPAFAAAVGRFLAREDEGIHGYLEELARRNPFRRDGSAENL, from the coding sequence GTGCCTGACCAGGACTTTGTCATCCGCGTGCTGGACTCGCCGCTGAAGGTTGACGCCGTCGCCTGGAACACACTGCTCGCCGCGCAGGATCTGGCTGACGAACCCAGCCCCTTCATGCGCCACGAGTACCTCGCGGCCATGCTGGAGAGTGGCAGCGCCACGCCGGCAACCGGCTGGACCGCGCGTTTTGTCACGCTGTGGCAACACGGCCAGTTGGTTGGCGCGTGCGCGCTGTACCTGAAAGACCAATCCTACGGCGAATATGTGTTCGACCACGCCTGGGCCAACGCCTACCAGCAGCTCGGCCTGGCCTACTATCCAAAGGCCGTCGTCGCCTCGCCTTTCACGCCGGTGCCCGGCGCGCGCCTGCTGGCGCGGGACGCCGACACCCGCACGCTGCTGGTCAAAGCCCTGCTGGCCTGGTGTGGTGAGCAAGGACTGTCTTCACTGCACCTGCTGTTTGCCAGCGACGCCGATGTCCGCGCCTGCGAAGCGGCCGGCTTGATGCTGCGGCACAACGTGCAGTTTCATTGGACGAACAGGGCTCCCACCGTGGCGCCAGCGCCAGCCATGAGCGTGGCTGGCACTGGCGGTTACCTTGACTTCGACGATTTCCTGCGGTCGCTGAGCCGGGAAAAACGCAAGAAGATAGGCCAGGAGCGCCGCAAGGTGCGTGATGCCGGCGTCAGCTTTCGTTGGTCGCAGGGCACAGCGATCGCCAGCGTCGACTGGGATTTTTTCTACCGTTGTTACGAACATACCTATGACGAACACGGCAACGCGCCCTACCTCAGTCGCGACTTCTTCCAGCGCATGGCTGACACCATGGCAGAGCACTGGCTGCTTTTTGTGGCCGAGCGCAATGGCCGTCCTATTGCTTCTAGTTTGATAGCACTAAGTGGCGTAATTAAAGGGGTTAACGGCGACTTTGGTAAAAAAACGCGGGCGAAAATTGCCTATGGCCGTTACTGGGGGGCGCTGGAGCAGGTCGATTGCCTGCACTTTGAGGCCTGCTACTACCAGCCGCTGGCTTGGTGCATAGAACACGGCTACCAGCGTTTCGAAGGCGGCGCGCAGGGTGAGCACAAAATGGCGCGGGCCCTGATGCCGGTGAAAACCAACAGCGCCCACTGGCTGGCGCATCCGGCCTTTGCGGCCGCAGTCGGGCGTTTCCTGGCGCGTGAAGACGAAGGCATCCACGGCTACTTGGAGGAACTGGCGCGGCGCAATCCGTTCAGGCGCGATGGATCTGCCGAAAACCTTTGA
- the atpA gene encoding F0F1 ATP synthase subunit alpha, whose protein sequence is MQLNPAEISELIKSRIEGLTAGANIRNQGTVVSVTDGIVRIHGLSDVMQGEMLEFPADAEGQPSYGLALNLERDSVGAVILGAYEHISEGNTVKCTGRILEVPVGPELKGRVVNALGQPIDGKGPIDAKMTDVIEKVAPGVIARQSVSQPMQTGLKSIDSMVPVGRGQRELIIGDRQTGKTAVAIDAIINQKGQNMTCVYVAIGQKASSVKNVVRSLEQAGAMEYTIVVAATASESAAMQYVAAYSGCTMGEYFRDRGEDALIVYDDLSKQAVAYRQVSLLLRRPPGREAYPGDVFYLHSRLLERAARVNEKYVEDFTKGAVKGKTGSLTALPIIETQAGDVSAFVPTNVISITDGQIFLETSLFNAGIRPAINAGISVSRVGGAAQTKLIKNLSGGIRTDLAQYRELAAFAQFASDLDEATRKQLERGARVTELLKQAQYSPLPISLMGATLFAVNKGYLDDIAVNKLLSFEHGLHGYLKDKHAALLAKLEADKAMDKDAEAELNAATAAFKKSFA, encoded by the coding sequence ATGCAACTCAATCCCGCAGAAATTTCTGAACTGATCAAGAGCCGTATTGAAGGCCTGACAGCCGGTGCGAACATTCGCAATCAGGGCACCGTCGTGTCGGTGACCGACGGCATTGTCCGCATTCATGGACTGTCGGACGTGATGCAGGGCGAAATGCTCGAATTCCCGGCCGACGCCGAGGGTCAGCCCAGCTACGGTCTGGCGCTGAACCTGGAGCGTGATTCGGTCGGCGCCGTGATTTTGGGCGCTTACGAGCACATCTCGGAAGGTAATACCGTCAAGTGCACGGGCCGTATCCTGGAAGTGCCGGTGGGCCCCGAGCTCAAAGGCCGCGTCGTCAACGCCCTGGGGCAACCGATTGATGGCAAAGGCCCGATCGACGCCAAGATGACCGACGTGATTGAAAAAGTGGCGCCGGGCGTGATCGCCCGTCAATCCGTGAGCCAGCCGATGCAAACCGGCTTGAAGTCCATTGACTCCATGGTGCCGGTCGGCCGTGGCCAGCGCGAACTGATCATTGGTGACCGTCAGACCGGCAAGACCGCGGTCGCGATTGACGCCATCATCAACCAAAAGGGTCAGAACATGACCTGCGTTTATGTCGCGATTGGCCAGAAGGCCTCCAGCGTCAAGAACGTGGTGCGCTCGCTGGAGCAAGCGGGTGCCATGGAATACACCATTGTGGTGGCAGCCACCGCGTCCGAGTCGGCCGCCATGCAGTATGTAGCCGCCTACTCTGGCTGCACCATGGGTGAGTATTTCCGCGATCGCGGCGAAGACGCGCTGATTGTGTATGACGATCTGTCCAAACAAGCCGTGGCTTACCGTCAGGTCTCCTTGCTGTTGCGTCGCCCGCCAGGCCGTGAAGCCTACCCCGGCGACGTGTTCTACCTGCACAGCCGTCTGCTGGAACGTGCCGCTCGCGTGAACGAGAAATACGTTGAAGACTTCACCAAAGGCGCCGTCAAGGGCAAGACCGGTTCTCTGACCGCCTTGCCGATCATTGAAACGCAAGCCGGCGACGTGTCGGCTTTCGTGCCGACCAACGTGATCTCGATCACCGACGGCCAGATCTTTTTGGAAACCTCACTGTTCAACGCCGGTATCCGCCCCGCCATCAACGCCGGTATCTCGGTGTCGCGCGTCGGTGGTGCCGCCCAGACCAAGCTGATCAAGAACCTGTCGGGCGGCATCCGTACCGACTTGGCCCAGTACCGTGAGTTGGCGGCGTTCGCGCAGTTCGCCTCTGATCTGGACGAAGCCACCCGCAAGCAGCTGGAGCGCGGTGCCCGCGTGACTGAATTGCTCAAGCAAGCCCAATACAGTCCGCTGCCGATTTCCTTGATGGGCGCCACGCTGTTTGCCGTGAACAAGGGCTACCTGGACGATATCGCAGTCAACAAGCTGCTGTCGTTTGAGCACGGCCTGCATGGCTACCTGAAAGACAAACACGCTGCGCTGCTGGCCAAGCTGGAAGCCGACAAGGCCATGGACAAAGACGCCGAAGCCGAACTGAACGCCGCGACAGCAGCCTTCAAGAAGTCCTTCGCTTAA
- a CDS encoding ATP synthase subunit I — protein MPLFEFDTDASDEPGFKQLNAEEAQALRERHPSLSPWRVVVWQAAVGLLVALGTWGLTQNLVAGASAAYGAMAVILPAALFARGLSRQRRAANAGSALTGFFVWEMVKIALTVAMLIVAPRLILGLNWLALLAGFVVTMKVYWVAVWLRPVSRQSLNKN, from the coding sequence ATGCCGCTCTTCGAATTTGACACAGATGCCTCGGACGAACCGGGGTTCAAGCAGTTGAATGCCGAAGAGGCGCAGGCCTTGCGTGAACGCCACCCATCACTGTCACCCTGGCGGGTTGTAGTCTGGCAGGCGGCAGTGGGTTTGCTGGTGGCGTTGGGGACCTGGGGTCTGACGCAGAACCTGGTGGCTGGTGCATCTGCGGCTTACGGTGCGATGGCGGTGATACTCCCTGCTGCACTGTTTGCACGGGGTCTGTCGCGGCAGCGGAGAGCCGCCAATGCGGGCTCGGCGCTGACTGGTTTTTTTGTGTGGGAAATGGTCAAGATTGCCTTGACAGTGGCGATGTTGATCGTTGCGCCAAGGCTGATTTTGGGGTTGAACTGGCTGGCGCTGCTGGCTGGTTTTGTGGTGACGATGAAGGTGTACTGGGTGGCCGTGTGGCTGCGCCCGGTGTCTCGACAGTCACTTAATAAGAATTGA
- a CDS encoding DsbA family oxidoreductase, producing the protein MSRPLKIDFVSDISCPWCAIGLSALEQALDRLQNEVAAELHFQPFELNPQMPAGGQDIGEHLAQKYGSTPEQQTQIRDTIRQRGAEVGFSFNPAGRGRIYNTFDAHRLLHWAGLETPSRQPALKKALLVACHSQGQNMESHEVLLAAVAQAGLDVARARAILASDEFAPEVREREAFYTSQGIHSVPTVIINDRHLISGGQPVAVFEQALRQIAANQPGD; encoded by the coding sequence ATGTCCCGTCCCCTGAAAATCGATTTCGTCTCCGACATTTCCTGCCCGTGGTGCGCCATCGGTTTGTCGGCACTGGAGCAGGCGCTGGACCGGCTGCAGAACGAGGTTGCCGCTGAACTGCATTTCCAGCCGTTCGAACTCAACCCCCAAATGCCCGCCGGTGGTCAAGACATCGGCGAGCATCTGGCGCAGAAGTACGGCTCCACGCCCGAGCAGCAGACGCAGATTCGCGACACCATTCGCCAGCGCGGGGCCGAGGTCGGTTTCAGTTTCAACCCCGCCGGGCGCGGCCGCATCTACAACACCTTTGACGCGCACCGCTTGCTGCACTGGGCCGGACTCGAAACACCGAGCCGGCAACCCGCGCTGAAGAAAGCGCTGCTGGTGGCCTGCCATAGCCAGGGCCAAAATATGGAGTCGCACGAGGTTTTGCTGGCTGCGGTGGCGCAGGCGGGTCTGGACGTGGCGCGCGCACGCGCCATTCTGGCCAGCGACGAATTCGCCCCCGAGGTGCGCGAGCGCGAAGCGTTCTACACCAGCCAGGGCATCCACTCGGTGCCGACGGTCATCATCAACGATCGGCATCTGATCTCCGGTGGTCAGCCGGTAGCGGTGTTCGAGCAGGCGCTGCGCCAGATCGCGGCGAATCAGCCGGGCGACTGA
- the atpE gene encoding F0F1 ATP synthase subunit C, with product MENILGLVALACGIIVGLGALGASIGIALMGGKFLESSARQPELMNELQTKMFILAGLIDAAFLIGVAIALLFAFAKPFAI from the coding sequence ATGGAAAACATTCTCGGCCTCGTCGCACTGGCTTGCGGCATCATCGTTGGTCTGGGCGCATTGGGCGCCTCTATCGGCATCGCGCTGATGGGCGGCAAATTTCTCGAGTCCTCAGCACGTCAGCCTGAACTCATGAATGAGTTGCAAACCAAGATGTTCATTTTGGCTGGTCTGATCGATGCCGCCTTCCTGATCGGTGTGGCGATTGCCCTGCTGTTTGCCTTTGCCAAGCCTTTCGCCATCTAA
- the atpB gene encoding F0F1 ATP synthase subunit A, translating to MAAEHAEVHAQTAGEYIQHHLHHLQKNFSFENVEQHSIVDFSVFNFDSLIYSILLGAMACYFLWRAASKATSGVPGRFQAAVEILSEMVDTQAKGVIHNATSRKLVAPLALTVFVWIFLMNAMDMLPVDAIPALWHTAGPAMGYMNYMRVVPTADLSTTLGMSVSVLLVCLVYNVKIKGLGGWIHELLSAPFGDKFFLYPVNLLMQLIEFAAKTVSHGMRLFGNMFAGELIFMLIALMGGTWAWQFNPLSGWFWLGFGHVIAGTAWSIFHILVITLQAFIFMMLTLIYVGQAHSSH from the coding sequence ATGGCTGCTGAACACGCTGAAGTACACGCCCAAACGGCTGGAGAGTACATCCAGCACCACCTGCATCATCTGCAAAAGAACTTTTCTTTTGAAAATGTTGAGCAGCACAGCATTGTCGATTTCAGTGTCTTCAACTTCGACTCGCTGATCTATTCGATCCTGCTGGGTGCAATGGCCTGTTACTTTCTGTGGCGCGCGGCAAGCAAGGCAACCTCCGGTGTACCGGGGCGTTTCCAGGCTGCGGTCGAGATTCTTTCCGAGATGGTGGACACCCAGGCCAAGGGTGTGATTCATAACGCCACCAGCCGCAAGCTGGTCGCGCCGCTGGCGCTGACCGTGTTTGTCTGGATTTTCCTGATGAACGCGATGGACATGTTGCCGGTGGACGCCATTCCGGCCCTTTGGCATACGGCAGGTCCGGCCATGGGCTACATGAATTACATGCGCGTTGTGCCCACCGCCGACCTCTCGACCACCTTGGGCATGTCAGTCAGTGTGCTGTTGGTCTGCCTGGTCTACAACGTCAAGATCAAGGGCCTGGGCGGCTGGATTCACGAGTTGTTGTCGGCACCGTTCGGTGATAAATTCTTCTTGTATCCGGTTAATCTGCTCATGCAATTGATCGAATTTGCCGCCAAGACCGTGTCGCACGGTATGCGACTTTTTGGCAACATGTTTGCCGGTGAGCTGATTTTCATGTTGATCGCCTTGATGGGCGGCACATGGGCCTGGCAGTTCAACCCCTTGTCGGGTTGGTTCTGGCTGGGATTTGGGCATGTGATTGCGGGAACTGCCTGGAGCATTTTCCACATTCTGGTGATCACGCTGCAAGCCTTCATCTTCATGATGTTGACGCTGATTTATGTGGGACAGGCCCACAGCTCACACTGA
- a CDS encoding F0F1 ATP synthase subunit B: protein MNINSTLFLQAIVFAILVWFTMKFVWPPITKALDERAQKIADGLAAADKAKSELSSANKRVEAELALSRTETTARLADADRRGQSIVEEAKSKATEEANKIIAAAKVEAEQQSNKAREVLREQVAALAVKGAEQILRKEVNASVHADLLGRLKLEL from the coding sequence GTGAATATCAATTCAACCCTGTTCCTGCAGGCCATCGTTTTTGCGATCCTGGTGTGGTTCACGATGAAATTCGTGTGGCCGCCGATCACAAAAGCATTGGACGAGCGGGCACAGAAAATAGCCGATGGCCTCGCGGCCGCCGACAAAGCCAAGTCCGAGCTTTCTTCGGCCAACAAGCGTGTGGAAGCCGAGTTGGCATTGTCACGCACCGAGACCACCGCGCGCCTAGCCGATGCGGACCGTCGCGGTCAGAGCATCGTCGAAGAAGCCAAATCAAAAGCAACCGAAGAAGCCAACAAGATCATTGCGGCTGCCAAGGTTGAAGCCGAGCAGCAAAGCAACAAGGCGCGCGAAGTTTTGCGTGAGCAGGTGGCGGCGCTGGCGGTCAAGGGCGCCGAGCAGATTCTGCGCAAGGAAGTCAATGCCAGTGTCCATGCTGATTTGCTTGGCCGTTTGAAGTTGGAACTGTAA
- a CDS encoding F0F1 ATP synthase subunit epsilon encodes MNTIHVDVVSAEESIFSGEARFVALPGEVGELGIYPRHTPLISRIKAGSVRIEKADGSEEFVFVAGGLLEVQPNCVTVLSDTAIRGKDLDEEKANAAKLAAEEAMKNAKTDIDLARATSELAVMAAQIAALRKYRQKK; translated from the coding sequence ATGAACACCATCCACGTTGATGTGGTCAGTGCCGAAGAGTCCATCTTCTCCGGTGAGGCGCGCTTTGTCGCCTTGCCGGGGGAAGTCGGCGAGCTCGGCATCTACCCGCGCCACACCCCGTTGATATCGCGCATCAAGGCGGGCTCGGTGCGCATTGAAAAAGCCGATGGGAGCGAAGAGTTTGTCTTTGTTGCCGGCGGTCTGCTCGAAGTGCAGCCCAACTGTGTGACGGTCTTGTCAGACACCGCCATTCGCGGCAAGGATCTGGACGAGGAAAAGGCCAACGCTGCCAAACTGGCCGCTGAAGAAGCCATGAAAAATGCCAAGACCGATATTGATCTGGCACGGGCAACCTCCGAACTGGCGGTGATGGCAGCGCAGATTGCGGCGTTACGCAAGTACCGTCAGAAAAAATAG
- a CDS encoding TPM domain-containing protein — protein MRPLFLLQRWPAQLRRLGRWLAVASVGLLLLLSQAQAQLAVPTLVAHVMDATGTLNAVQVQQLEAKLTAFEQSRGTQMVLLLVPTTQPEDIASYSNRVANSWKIGRKEIGDGLLLVVAKDDRRVRIEVAKTLEGAIPDLAAKRVIDQAITPRFKQGDFAGGLDAAVDQLMALIKGEALPVPVAAVRGVKNGFQWTDLAIFMFFAVPVVGAVARSIFGTKLGSLATGGLVGGIALLVTASLAIAALAALVGFVFALFSGLMPGGGRGVGRHGGWGAGGGGFGGGFGGGGFGSGGGGDFGGGGASGRW, from the coding sequence ATGAGACCCCTGTTTCTGCTGCAACGCTGGCCGGCACAACTGCGCCGCCTCGGCCGCTGGCTGGCCGTAGCAAGCGTGGGCCTGCTGCTTTTGCTGTCACAGGCGCAGGCGCAATTGGCGGTGCCGACGCTGGTTGCCCATGTCATGGACGCCACCGGCACGCTGAACGCCGTGCAAGTGCAGCAGCTGGAGGCCAAACTCACCGCCTTTGAGCAGAGCCGGGGCACGCAAATGGTGCTGCTGCTGGTGCCAACGACGCAGCCCGAGGACATCGCCAGTTACAGCAACCGGGTCGCCAACAGCTGGAAAATAGGCCGCAAGGAGATCGGCGACGGACTCTTGCTGGTGGTGGCCAAAGACGACCGGCGGGTCCGCATTGAAGTTGCCAAGACGCTGGAGGGCGCCATTCCCGACCTGGCGGCCAAGCGCGTCATTGACCAGGCCATCACCCCGCGTTTCAAGCAGGGGGACTTCGCCGGTGGACTCGACGCGGCGGTGGATCAACTGATGGCGCTCATCAAGGGTGAGGCCCTGCCCGTGCCCGTGGCGGCTGTCCGCGGCGTGAAAAACGGTTTTCAATGGACGGACCTTGCCATCTTCATGTTCTTTGCCGTCCCGGTGGTGGGCGCCGTGGCGCGCAGCATTTTCGGTACCAAGCTGGGGTCTCTGGCAACCGGTGGGCTCGTCGGGGGCATTGCCCTGCTCGTCACCGCCAGCCTGGCAATCGCAGCACTGGCGGCGCTGGTCGGGTTTGTGTTCGCTCTTTTCTCGGGTTTGATGCCCGGCGGCGGACGCGGCGTTGGTCGCCATGGGGGCTGGGGTGCTGGCGGTGGCGGGTTTGGGGGTGGTTTTGGCGGCGGAGGCTTTGGCTCCGGCGGCGGTGGTGACTTTGGTGGCGGTGGTGCCTCGGGACGCTGGTGA
- a CDS encoding TPM domain-containing protein, with protein sequence MLNRIKRIFRHRWVDESATQHASAPDMLQRLQQRVAASEQRHSGEVRIYIEAGLPLSYLWTNAPTRQIARQRALDLFSQLGVWDTAANNGVLIYLLLAEHAIEVVADRGVNGRVHPSVWPALVTRMSAAFKQAQFEDGLTNALAEVSALLVQHFPLGANEVNPNELPDAPILN encoded by the coding sequence ATGTTGAACCGAATCAAGCGCATTTTCAGACATCGCTGGGTCGATGAGTCGGCCACGCAGCACGCCAGTGCGCCCGACATGCTGCAGCGGCTGCAGCAGCGGGTGGCTGCGAGCGAGCAACGCCATTCAGGCGAAGTCAGGATTTATATCGAAGCGGGGCTGCCACTGAGCTACCTGTGGACCAATGCACCAACGCGGCAAATCGCCCGCCAGCGCGCCCTGGACCTTTTTAGCCAACTCGGCGTCTGGGATACCGCCGCCAACAATGGCGTGCTGATCTACCTGTTGCTGGCCGAGCACGCGATTGAGGTTGTGGCGGATCGCGGAGTCAACGGGCGTGTTCATCCATCGGTTTGGCCCGCCTTGGTGACGCGCATGAGCGCCGCTTTCAAACAAGCGCAGTTTGAAGATGGCCTGACGAACGCCTTGGCCGAAGTGTCCGCGCTGCTGGTGCAGCACTTTCCGTTAGGCGCCAACGAGGTCAATCCGAACGAACTGCCGGATGCGCCGATATTGAATTGA
- the atpD gene encoding F0F1 ATP synthase subunit beta, with protein sequence MAQDTQTNTAVQGKIVQCIGAVVDVEFPRDQMPKIYDALKLEGSALTLEVQQQLGDGIVRTIALGSSDGLRRGLMVSNTANPIMVPVGTATLGRIMDVLGTPIDERGPVSTEKYASIHRKAPTYDELSPSQELLETGIKVIDLVCPFAKGGKVGLFGGAGVGKTVNMMELINNIAKAHSGLSVFAGVGERTREGNDFYHEMADSGVVNLENLGESKVAMVYGQMNEPPGNRLRVALTGLTIAESFRDEGKDVLFFVDNIYRFTLAGTEVSALLGRMPSAVGYQPTLAEEMGRLQERITSTKVGSITSIQAVYVPADDLTDPSPATTFAHLDSTVVLSRDIASLGIYPAVDPLDSTSRQLDPNVVGQDHYETARAVQGTLQRYKELRDIIAILGMDELAPEDKLTVARARKIQRFLSQPFHVAEVFTGSPGKYVSLAETIRGFKMIVAGECDHLPEQAFYMVGTIDEAFEKAKKI encoded by the coding sequence ATGGCTCAAGATACACAAACGAACACAGCAGTTCAGGGAAAAATTGTCCAATGTATTGGCGCGGTGGTTGACGTGGAATTTCCACGCGATCAGATGCCCAAGATCTATGACGCCCTCAAGCTTGAAGGCTCGGCATTGACCCTGGAAGTCCAGCAGCAGCTCGGCGACGGCATTGTGCGCACCATTGCGCTGGGTTCCTCCGACGGCCTGCGCCGCGGGCTGATGGTGTCCAACACCGCCAACCCGATCATGGTGCCGGTCGGTACCGCCACACTGGGTCGCATCATGGACGTGCTGGGCACGCCGATTGACGAGCGTGGCCCGGTGAGCACTGAAAAATATGCCTCGATTCACCGCAAGGCGCCAACCTATGACGAACTCAGCCCGTCACAGGAACTGCTGGAAACCGGTATCAAGGTGATTGACCTGGTGTGTCCGTTTGCCAAAGGCGGCAAGGTCGGTTTGTTCGGCGGCGCTGGCGTGGGCAAGACCGTGAACATGATGGAACTCATCAACAACATCGCCAAGGCACACTCCGGCTTGTCGGTATTTGCCGGTGTCGGTGAACGTACCCGCGAAGGCAATGACTTTTATCACGAAATGGCCGATTCCGGCGTCGTGAACCTGGAGAACCTAGGCGAGTCGAAAGTGGCCATGGTGTACGGCCAGATGAATGAGCCGCCGGGCAATCGTCTGCGCGTGGCGCTGACCGGTCTGACCATCGCCGAGTCCTTCCGCGATGAAGGCAAGGACGTGCTGTTCTTCGTCGACAACATTTACCGCTTCACACTGGCCGGTACCGAAGTGTCGGCCCTGCTGGGCCGGATGCCTTCCGCCGTGGGTTACCAGCCAACGCTGGCCGAAGAAATGGGCCGTTTGCAGGAACGCATTACCTCCACCAAGGTGGGTTCCATCACCTCCATCCAGGCCGTTTACGTGCCCGCCGATGACTTGACCGACCCGTCCCCCGCCACCACCTTTGCCCACCTGGATTCCACCGTGGTGCTGAGTCGTGACATTGCTTCGCTGGGTATTTACCCGGCTGTGGATCCGCTGGACTCCACCAGCCGCCAGCTCGACCCCAATGTGGTCGGCCAGGACCATTACGAAACCGCACGCGCCGTGCAGGGCACCTTGCAGCGCTACAAAGAGTTGCGTGACATCATTGCCATTCTCGGCATGGACGAGCTGGCCCCGGAAGACAAGCTGACGGTGGCCCGTGCCCGCAAAATCCAGCGCTTCCTGTCGCAACCGTTCCACGTGGCTGAAGTGTTCACCGGTTCGCCCGGCAAGTACGTCAGCCTGGCGGAAACCATTCGCGGTTTCAAAATGATTGTGGCGGGCGAGTGCGATCATCTGCCGGAACAAGCCTTCTACATGGTCGGTACCATCGACGAAGCGTTCGAAAAAGCCAAGAAGATCTGA
- a CDS encoding F0F1 ATP synthase subunit delta: MAELATIARPYAEALFKASLSDLNGAAVWVEELETIAKNPQLLQFADNPNVTAAQVYELIAGIAQGALPAMAQNFLRTVIENGRLSALPEIAAQFRVMKNAQSGSSDAVVYSAFAIDSTALAELAATLEQRFARKLNVSVQLQPELIGGIRVVVGDEVLDSSVKARLEQMKMALTA, from the coding sequence ATGGCTGAACTCGCCACTATTGCCCGCCCCTACGCCGAAGCCTTGTTCAAGGCTTCGTTATCCGACCTCAATGGTGCGGCGGTTTGGGTAGAAGAACTGGAAACAATTGCCAAAAATCCGCAATTGCTCCAGTTTGCCGACAACCCGAACGTCACAGCGGCCCAGGTGTATGAATTGATTGCCGGCATCGCCCAAGGGGCTTTGCCAGCGATGGCGCAAAACTTTCTGCGCACCGTGATTGAAAACGGACGCTTGAGTGCTTTGCCCGAAATTGCGGCACAGTTTCGTGTCATGAAGAACGCCCAAAGTGGTTCATCGGACGCTGTGGTGTACAGCGCGTTTGCCATTGACAGCACGGCCCTGGCCGAACTGGCAGCAACGCTGGAACAGCGCTTCGCGCGCAAGCTCAATGTGTCGGTTCAATTGCAGCCTGAATTGATCGGCGGCATTCGCGTGGTGGTGGGGGATGAGGTTCTTGACTCTTCTGTCAAGGCCCGTCTGGAACAAATGAAAATGGCATTGACCGCTTGA
- the atpG gene encoding F0F1 ATP synthase subunit gamma, translating to MATGKEIRGKIKNFESTKKITKAMEMISVSKMRKAQERMRAARPYADKVRNIAANLGQANPEYIHAFMKTNEAPVVGMIVVTTDKGLCGGLNTNVLRSVTNKLRDLQSAGMSAQTVAIGNKGFGFLNRIGAKVVSHVTQLGDKPHLERLIGPVKVLLDAYARGEISAVYLSYTKFINTMKQEVVLEQLLPLSAARMQAETEASETASGAKHGWDYIYEPDAQSVIDDLLVRYVEALVYQSVAENMASEHAARMVAMKAATDNAGNVIGELKLVYNKTRQAAITKELSEIVSGAAAIGA from the coding sequence ATGGCAACAGGCAAGGAAATACGCGGCAAGATCAAGAACTTCGAGAGCACGAAGAAGATCACCAAGGCCATGGAAATGATCTCCGTGTCCAAGATGCGTAAGGCTCAGGAGCGCATGCGCGCGGCCCGGCCGTATGCGGACAAGGTGCGCAACATCGCTGCCAATTTGGGCCAGGCCAACCCCGAGTACATTCATGCCTTCATGAAGACCAACGAAGCCCCCGTCGTTGGCATGATTGTGGTCACGACCGACAAGGGTTTGTGCGGCGGCCTGAATACCAACGTGCTGCGCAGCGTGACCAACAAGCTGCGTGATCTGCAGTCAGCGGGCATGTCGGCGCAGACGGTCGCCATCGGCAACAAGGGCTTTGGTTTCCTCAACCGCATTGGCGCCAAGGTGGTGTCACATGTGACCCAGTTGGGCGACAAGCCGCATCTGGAGCGCCTGATCGGCCCGGTCAAGGTGCTGCTCGATGCCTACGCCCGGGGTGAGATCAGCGCGGTCTATCTGTCCTACACCAAGTTCATCAACACCATGAAACAGGAAGTGGTGCTGGAGCAATTGTTGCCCTTGTCGGCAGCCCGGATGCAGGCTGAAACCGAGGCCAGTGAGACCGCCTCTGGTGCCAAGCATGGCTGGGACTATATCTACGAACCTGATGCACAGTCGGTCATTGATGACCTGCTGGTGCGTTATGTCGAAGCGCTGGTTTACCAGTCCGTCGCCGAGAACATGGCCTCGGAACATGCTGCCCGCATGGTCGCCATGAAGGCAGCGACCGATAACGCGGGCAACGTGATTGGCGAGTTGAAACTGGTCTACAACAAGACCCGGCAAGCCGCGATCACCAAGGAATTGTCCGAGATCGTCTCCGGGGCTGCCGCGATCGGGGCCTAG